One Brevibacillus choshinensis genomic window carries:
- a CDS encoding ABC transporter substrate-binding protein, with the protein MGKMKHFRVVILSALVLLLAWVTAGCGGNASSNNLAGQNSEKPADTQANSGTPKTGGTLIVGTSADLTKLDLHSSTVLSDRIPLLHVQEMLVTIDEKMNIIPLLAEKWETSQDGKTVTFPLRKGVTFHNGKEMKSEDVKYSIERFMKVAARKGEFSMVESIESKDDFTVVFHLKEPSGVFLASLANPYNPAVIMPKGIAEEQNDNIVTPIGTGPFQFVKWEQGKQLVLKRFDKYMPAAGETSGFGGAKKPYVDEVVFKPISEASVRLTALETGEIDLATDILPKDVKRLSTSKDLVLSQETSMNWGYLFFGFKKPPFDNLKMRQAVAYAINKKEIVDVATWGLGKVASSPVYPETEWYSDAHAADYQQDLEKAKQLLKEAGYNGEKITISTAKAYDHHQKAALTIQSQLKKIGMNVDVEVLEWASFISERANAGDYQLAVSHITPRPDPNQIYYAYTHSKSNFNGYHNPRMDELLEKGLTTVDQKQRKEIYNDVQKLLREDLSFMSTYYYPVIEAHQAYLKGYIPWSAGYPRLWNVWLDK; encoded by the coding sequence ATGGGAAAGATGAAGCATTTTCGAGTGGTCATTCTGTCTGCTTTGGTATTGCTGCTGGCTTGGGTTACGGCCGGATGCGGAGGTAACGCATCGTCAAATAACTTGGCGGGGCAAAACTCGGAAAAACCCGCTGACACGCAAGCAAACTCTGGAACGCCAAAAACAGGCGGGACGCTTATTGTTGGAACCAGCGCTGATCTGACAAAGCTGGATTTGCATTCATCCACTGTATTGTCCGATCGCATTCCTTTGCTGCACGTACAGGAAATGCTTGTCACCATTGATGAAAAAATGAATATCATCCCACTGCTTGCAGAAAAGTGGGAGACGAGCCAAGACGGCAAAACTGTCACCTTCCCGCTTCGCAAAGGCGTGACTTTCCACAACGGAAAAGAAATGAAATCAGAAGACGTGAAATACTCCATCGAGCGGTTCATGAAAGTCGCAGCTCGCAAGGGAGAATTCTCGATGGTAGAGTCGATCGAGAGCAAGGATGATTTCACAGTCGTCTTTCATCTGAAAGAACCTTCAGGCGTGTTCCTGGCATCCCTTGCCAATCCGTATAATCCTGCCGTCATTATGCCGAAGGGAATTGCGGAGGAACAAAATGACAACATTGTCACTCCCATCGGGACAGGACCCTTCCAATTTGTCAAATGGGAACAGGGAAAACAGCTGGTCCTAAAACGATTTGACAAATATATGCCTGCTGCTGGTGAGACCAGCGGTTTCGGTGGGGCAAAAAAGCCATACGTGGATGAAGTCGTCTTTAAACCGATCTCTGAAGCTAGTGTTCGCCTCACCGCACTCGAGACAGGCGAAATTGACCTAGCGACTGACATTCTCCCGAAGGATGTGAAAAGGTTATCAACCAGCAAGGACTTAGTGTTATCTCAAGAAACCTCCATGAATTGGGGTTATCTATTCTTTGGATTTAAAAAGCCGCCATTTGACAATCTCAAGATGAGGCAGGCAGTGGCGTATGCCATCAATAAAAAAGAGATTGTCGATGTTGCTACATGGGGTCTGGGCAAAGTGGCCAGTTCACCTGTTTATCCCGAGACGGAATGGTATTCGGACGCGCATGCTGCAGATTACCAGCAGGATTTGGAAAAAGCGAAACAGTTGTTAAAGGAAGCAGGGTATAACGGTGAAAAAATTACCATCTCGACGGCCAAAGCTTATGATCATCACCAAAAAGCAGCCTTGACCATTCAAAGCCAGTTAAAAAAGATTGGAATGAATGTAGATGTAGAAGTACTGGAGTGGGCTTCCTTCATTTCCGAGCGTGCGAATGCTGGGGACTACCAATTGGCCGTCAGCCATATCACGCCTCGTCCTGATCCGAATCAAATCTACTACGCATACACACACAGCAAATCCAACTTTAACGGCTACCATAATCCGAGGATGGATGAACTGTTGGAAAAAGGATTGACGACGGTCGATCAGAAACAGCGCAAGGAGATTTACAACGATGTACAAAAATTGCTGCGTGAAGATCTGTCGTTTATGTCTACCTACTACTATCCAGTTATCGAAGCGCATCAGGCCTACCTGAAGGGCTATATCCCATGGAGCGCAGGCTACCCGCGGTTGTGGAACGTATGGTTGGATAAGTAA
- a CDS encoding ABC transporter ATP-binding protein, whose protein sequence is MTAIPLLELTDLKKYYPIRQGLLRKQKGYVKAVDGVSFNLFPGETFGLVGESGCGKSTLGRVIVQLMEATAGEIRFGQKNVASMSAKEKQAFRRQVQMIFQDPFSSLNPRQKIGDILEEPYSIHSKHSKQEREEKAAALLRRVGLDPLHAERYPHQFSGGQRQRIGIARALALNPQLIVCDEPVSALDVSIQSQIINLLEELQEESGVSLLFIAHDLSVVKHISHRIAVMYLGSIVEMATAEELFLNPQHPYTRTLLSSIPAEHPRLKRERITLVGEIPNPANPPIGCKFHTRCPYVEDICKRDVPVLKEISGHAVACHLIK, encoded by the coding sequence ATGACGGCGATTCCGTTGCTAGAGCTTACTGATCTGAAAAAATATTACCCAATTCGGCAGGGGCTGCTCCGTAAACAGAAGGGGTACGTAAAAGCCGTGGATGGGGTCAGTTTTAACCTGTTTCCTGGTGAAACTTTCGGCCTTGTTGGAGAGAGCGGCTGCGGTAAAAGTACACTTGGACGCGTGATTGTTCAACTGATGGAAGCGACTGCTGGAGAGATTCGGTTTGGTCAAAAGAATGTAGCTTCGATGAGTGCGAAAGAAAAACAGGCATTCAGACGGCAGGTCCAGATGATATTCCAGGATCCTTTTTCGTCCCTCAATCCACGTCAGAAAATTGGGGATATTCTGGAAGAACCGTACAGTATCCACTCGAAGCACAGCAAACAGGAACGAGAGGAAAAAGCGGCTGCTTTGCTGCGAAGAGTAGGGCTGGATCCGCTGCACGCTGAGCGTTACCCGCATCAGTTCAGTGGGGGACAGCGCCAGCGAATTGGGATTGCAAGAGCACTAGCGTTGAATCCGCAATTAATCGTATGCGATGAACCGGTATCAGCACTGGATGTATCGATCCAATCGCAGATCATTAATCTGCTGGAAGAGCTGCAAGAGGAATCCGGAGTTTCGCTCCTCTTTATTGCACATGACCTTAGTGTGGTCAAGCATATCAGTCACCGGATCGCTGTGATGTATCTGGGAAGCATCGTGGAGATGGCCACTGCGGAGGAATTGTTTCTCAATCCGCAGCACCCATATACTCGTACGCTTCTTTCCTCTATTCCAGCTGAGCATCCACGACTAAAGCGGGAACGCATCACCTTAGTGGGGGAAATACCCAATCCTGCAAATCCGCCGATCGGATGTAAATTTCACACCCGTTGCCCTTATGTTGAGGATATCTGCAAACGGGATGTCCCGGTTTTGAAGGAAATTAGCGGTCACGCGGTAGCATGCCACTTGATCAAATAA
- a CDS encoding ABC transporter ATP-binding protein — protein MSKRLLDVKGLTVQFDSPVGPIEVVSDVHFHVNRGETVGLVGESGCGKSVSSLAIMGLIPSPPAKKIGGEIWFQDKNLLAESRDHLRSIRGNKISMIFQDPMSSLDPAFTVGSQIDEAMQFHQKVQSNEAKDRSIELLRLVGISNPELRYHEYPHQLSGGMRQRVMIAMALACNPQLIIADEPTTALDVTVQAQILDLLNDLRQSFETAIIMITHDLGVVAETCDRVLVMYAGQIVEEAPTEVLFDRTAHPYTEGLLKSIPKVSGAKVKLYSIPGSVPNQSDMPKGCRFHPRCSYATSRCQEQDPPIEELTPGHRVKCWHSDQILRRNRGGV, from the coding sequence ATGAGCAAACGATTGTTGGATGTAAAAGGATTAACGGTGCAGTTTGACAGCCCGGTCGGCCCAATCGAAGTTGTCAGCGACGTTCATTTTCACGTCAACAGGGGCGAGACGGTAGGGTTGGTAGGAGAAAGCGGATGCGGAAAGAGTGTAAGCTCCCTGGCGATCATGGGGCTGATCCCGTCGCCGCCGGCAAAGAAAATCGGGGGAGAAATCTGGTTTCAAGACAAAAACCTTCTGGCCGAATCCCGAGACCATCTAAGATCCATTAGAGGAAACAAGATTTCGATGATTTTCCAAGATCCGATGAGTTCGCTTGACCCAGCCTTTACAGTTGGCAGCCAAATTGATGAAGCGATGCAATTTCATCAAAAAGTTCAATCCAATGAGGCTAAGGATCGCTCCATTGAATTATTGCGTTTGGTGGGAATCTCCAACCCTGAGCTTCGCTATCACGAATACCCTCATCAATTGTCAGGAGGAATGCGGCAGAGAGTCATGATTGCGATGGCGCTGGCATGCAATCCCCAGTTGATCATCGCGGACGAACCGACAACCGCCTTGGACGTGACTGTTCAGGCACAGATATTGGACCTGCTGAACGACTTGCGGCAATCCTTTGAGACCGCAATCATTATGATCACACATGATTTGGGGGTGGTTGCCGAGACGTGTGATCGGGTCTTGGTCATGTACGCAGGGCAAATCGTGGAAGAAGCTCCTACTGAGGTATTATTCGACAGGACTGCTCATCCCTACACGGAGGGTCTTTTGAAATCCATTCCCAAAGTGAGCGGTGCCAAGGTCAAGCTATATTCCATCCCCGGAAGCGTTCCTAACCAAAGCGATATGCCGAAAGGATGCAGATTTCATCCGCGATGCTCCTATGCCACTTCCCGCTGTCAGGAGCAGGATCCACCAATAGAAGAGCTTACGCCCGGCCATCGAGTCAAGTGCTGGCATAGTGATCAAATTTTACGCAGAAACAGAGGTGGCGTATAG
- a CDS encoding ABC transporter permease codes for MEIVHNPVKTTKTSRFRDHIRTTWRAFSRRRTAVLGLAIVSVVVLIAALAPLLTPFDPVEDVDYGNRIASPSSTNLFGTDEFGRDIFSRVLMGAQVSIAISAASVTISAAIGIIVGLVSGYYGKVIDNVLMRLVDGLMSFPPILFAIALMAALGNNTGNIIVALAVVYAPLFARLVRGTVLSVKKREYVDAIRVMGGSHIRILLKHILPNCLSPLLIQMTTYFAYAILAEASLSFIGLGVPQPEPSWGNILYDGRQYMLEAPWITIFPGMAIAITVLGLNLFGDGLRDYLDPRMK; via the coding sequence GTGGAAATCGTACATAATCCAGTAAAAACGACGAAAACAAGTCGATTTAGAGATCATATCAGGACAACTTGGCGAGCGTTTTCCCGCAGAAGGACAGCCGTCCTGGGACTGGCAATCGTGAGCGTTGTTGTTCTGATCGCAGCCTTGGCTCCGCTTCTCACACCTTTTGACCCTGTAGAGGACGTGGATTACGGAAATCGGATCGCCTCTCCTTCGTCCACGAATTTGTTTGGAACAGACGAATTTGGCAGGGATATTTTTAGCCGTGTGCTAATGGGAGCACAAGTCTCCATTGCGATCTCAGCTGCATCAGTGACGATTTCAGCGGCTATTGGAATTATCGTTGGACTGGTATCAGGCTATTACGGAAAAGTGATCGACAACGTGCTGATGCGATTGGTAGACGGACTGATGTCCTTTCCCCCAATCCTGTTTGCCATCGCGCTTATGGCCGCACTGGGTAACAACACAGGCAACATTATTGTCGCACTGGCAGTGGTGTACGCCCCTTTGTTTGCGCGACTCGTGCGTGGTACGGTTTTGTCCGTTAAGAAGCGGGAATACGTGGATGCGATTAGAGTGATGGGTGGTTCCCACATTCGGATCCTATTGAAACACATCTTGCCAAACTGCCTGTCGCCCTTGCTGATACAGATGACTACCTATTTTGCGTATGCCATTTTAGCTGAAGCGTCGCTCAGTTTTATCGGTCTGGGGGTGCCGCAGCCAGAGCCAAGTTGGGGAAACATTCTGTACGATGGCAGACAGTACATGCTTGAAGCACCTTGGATCACGATCTTCCCCGGAATGGCCATCGCCATTACGGTGTTAGGACTGAATCTGTTCGGTGACGGTTTGAGAGATTACCTAGATCCTCGCATGAAATGA